One part of the Thermococcus radiotolerans genome encodes these proteins:
- a CDS encoding aldo/keto reductase, protein MVPKDLKIIGSDKVTAIGMGTWGIGGYESPDYSRDKENIEALRYGLELGINLIDTAEFYGAGHSEELVGEAIRGFEREEIFIISKVWPTHFGRESAKRAARASAKRLGTYIDLYLLHWPGTEWGRIEETLHALEELVDEGLIRYIGVSNFDLELLKRSQEAMRKYEIVANEVKYSLRDRWPETSGLLDYMKREKMALIAYTPLEKGSLARNQCLAEIGKSYDKTAAQVALNYLIWEDNVVAIPKAGSKAHIEENAGAMGWRLTKDDREKARGCV, encoded by the coding sequence ATGGTGCCTAAGGATTTGAAGATTATCGGTTCTGATAAGGTCACCGCCATTGGCATGGGCACGTGGGGCATAGGGGGCTACGAGAGCCCCGATTATTCTCGCGATAAGGAAAACATCGAGGCCCTGAGATACGGTCTGGAGCTGGGGATTAACCTCATTGACACGGCCGAGTTCTACGGAGCCGGTCACAGCGAGGAGCTCGTCGGGGAAGCGATTAGGGGCTTCGAGCGCGAAGAGATTTTCATCATCAGCAAGGTGTGGCCAACCCACTTCGGCCGCGAGAGTGCAAAGAGGGCCGCAAGGGCGAGTGCGAAGAGGCTCGGCACGTACATAGACCTCTACCTTCTCCACTGGCCCGGCACAGAGTGGGGAAGAATCGAGGAAACGCTTCACGCCTTGGAGGAGCTTGTGGATGAGGGACTCATTCGCTACATAGGCGTCAGCAACTTCGACCTCGAGCTTCTCAAGCGCTCCCAGGAAGCTATGAGGAAGTACGAGATAGTTGCCAACGAGGTGAAGTACTCGCTCCGCGACAGGTGGCCCGAGACGAGCGGGCTTCTAGATTACATGAAGCGCGAAAAGATGGCACTCATAGCCTACACTCCACTGGAGAAGGGCTCGCTCGCGAGAAACCAATGTCTGGCCGAGATTGGAAAATCCTACGACAAAACCGCAGCGCAGGTGGCTTTGAACTACCTCATCTGGGAGGACAACGTTGTAGCCATTCCCAAGGCGGGCAGCAAGGCCCATATCGAAGAGAACGCCGGTGCGATGGGCTGGAGGCTCACGAAGGATGATAGGGAGAAGGCGAGGGGGTGCGTCTAA
- a CDS encoding DUF3194 domain-containing protein has product MDESASERRVIHIGLPELSEEQLIEVGEIAQETIIKHVFDVLNRSDVKDIEVTMRINRDETLDLEVEVYLEVPVFVKVDVESLIDEAVEEAYAAVERKLREIADEGKNKA; this is encoded by the coding sequence ATGGACGAGAGTGCCAGCGAGAGAAGGGTTATCCACATCGGCCTGCCGGAGCTGAGCGAGGAGCAGCTTATAGAGGTAGGCGAGATCGCGCAGGAGACGATAATCAAGCACGTCTTCGACGTCCTCAACAGGAGCGACGTGAAGGATATAGAGGTCACGATGAGGATAAACCGCGACGAGACCCTTGACCTTGAGGTTGAGGTATACCTTGAGGTACCCGTTTTCGTGAAGGTGGACGTTGAGAGTCTCATAGATGAGGCCGTTGAGGAGGCCTACGCGGCCGTTGAGAGAAAACTGAGGGAGATTGCGGATGAGGGGAAAAATAAGGCTTAA
- a CDS encoding DHH family phosphoesterase: MRGKIRLKRFLQRSRDKSFLLLCHHNADPDSLGSAIAFAIYLKSIGVENVRIGVAQSVSSYAKRLLTFSPVPLEKDPSVEEEVVVIFDTSSLEQLEPIEIPRGKTVIVIDHHAEKERPIRADIAVVDSSRTSTAEIVWELFKYLGFYDEKAVKALLAGIVTDTANFRFANSKTFKAVSEMLERFPIQMGEIFQLVAPVSDENIDQAKRMAILKACQRMEIRKFRRYIIAVSKVSAYESLACKTFLNLGADIAVVGSEKKGVRISARAKESIVKKGLHLGKIMEKVGPVIDGAGGGHAGAAGANGRKNLDEAIKLILKEIERFLREVD, encoded by the coding sequence ATGAGGGGAAAAATAAGGCTTAAACGCTTCCTGCAACGCTCACGGGATAAATCCTTCCTTCTCCTCTGCCACCACAACGCGGACCCGGATTCCCTCGGCTCGGCGATAGCCTTCGCTATCTACCTCAAATCGATCGGCGTTGAGAACGTGAGAATAGGCGTCGCCCAGAGCGTTTCTTCCTACGCGAAGAGGCTGCTCACCTTCTCACCCGTTCCGCTCGAAAAGGATCCTTCCGTTGAGGAAGAGGTCGTCGTAATCTTTGACACCTCTTCCCTCGAACAGCTCGAACCCATCGAGATCCCGCGCGGTAAGACCGTTATTGTCATCGACCACCATGCCGAGAAGGAGAGACCCATCAGAGCTGATATAGCCGTCGTCGATTCATCGCGCACCTCCACGGCCGAGATAGTCTGGGAGCTTTTCAAATATCTCGGCTTCTACGATGAGAAAGCCGTTAAGGCCCTTCTCGCCGGAATAGTCACCGACACCGCAAACTTCCGCTTCGCGAACTCGAAGACCTTCAAGGCCGTAAGCGAGATGTTGGAGCGCTTTCCAATTCAGATGGGGGAGATTTTCCAGCTAGTTGCCCCCGTCAGCGACGAGAACATCGATCAGGCAAAGCGCATGGCCATCCTCAAGGCCTGCCAGAGGATGGAGATAAGGAAGTTCAGGAGGTATATCATAGCGGTCTCCAAGGTCTCTGCCTACGAGTCCCTCGCCTGCAAAACGTTCCTGAACCTCGGCGCAGACATAGCCGTCGTGGGGAGCGAGAAGAAGGGTGTCAGGATTTCCGCGAGGGCAAAGGAGAGCATCGTGAAGAAGGGCCTGCACCTCGGCAAAATCATGGAGAAGGTTGGACCTGTAATAGACGGCGCAGGTGGGGGCCATGCCGGAGCCGCTGGGGCGAACGGAAGGAAGAACCTTGACGAAGCGATAAAGCTCATCCTGAAGGAGATTGAGAGGTTTTTGAGGGAGGTTGATTGA
- a CDS encoding HIT family protein, whose amino-acid sequence MKIMWAPWRIEYIRSPKHDGCIFCDFPKENRDKERLILYRGKHCFIIMNNYPYNPGHVMIAPYRHVGRWEDLTDYELLEMMQLSQLMIKALKKTMKPQGFNMGVNLGRVAGAGIDDHVHLHIVPRWNGDTNFMPVIADTKVIPESLEEAYDELKKAIDEIVEETAKSS is encoded by the coding sequence ATGAAGATAATGTGGGCACCGTGGCGCATCGAGTACATACGCTCACCGAAGCACGATGGCTGCATATTCTGCGATTTCCCGAAGGAGAACCGCGATAAGGAGAGGCTCATCCTCTACCGTGGGAAGCACTGCTTCATAATCATGAACAACTACCCCTACAATCCAGGTCACGTTATGATAGCCCCCTACCGGCACGTTGGGCGGTGGGAGGATTTAACCGATTACGAGCTTCTTGAGATGATGCAGCTCTCCCAGCTCATGATAAAGGCCCTGAAGAAGACGATGAAGCCGCAGGGCTTCAATATGGGCGTGAACCTCGGCCGCGTTGCCGGAGCGGGCATAGACGACCACGTGCACCTCCACATAGTGCCGAGGTGGAACGGGGACACGAACTTCATGCCGGTCATAGCCGACACCAAGGTTATCCCGGAGTCGCTTGAGGAAGCCTACGACGAGCTGAAGAAGGCGATAGATGAGATAGTGGAGGAGACCGCTAAATCCTCCTGA
- a CDS encoding DUF996 domain-containing protein has translation MGSLKTARTWGGIGAIFSLFYVTYLVGFIMKLFAVKEIAEATKKEKIFKDYVWAAMLNIVASLVLSWAFYDMWDKMADVIHDPEQVAELMSAFGVWSFISVVLMIIGVWFMKKSYDAIAQETGVGTFHTAALFYLIGSILMLLMVGYFFILVGAILEIMAFFALPEELPGAVSETPAPDEKPVPEPAPEETVETESAEPSEEPTTPEEESAEASKEPSEETPQD, from the coding sequence ATGGGAAGTTTGAAAACCGCACGAACATGGGGTGGCATCGGCGCAATCTTCAGCCTGTTCTACGTGACCTATCTCGTGGGCTTCATCATGAAGCTTTTTGCAGTGAAGGAGATAGCCGAGGCCACTAAGAAGGAGAAGATATTCAAGGACTACGTCTGGGCGGCGATGCTTAACATAGTCGCCAGCCTGGTGCTCTCGTGGGCCTTCTACGACATGTGGGACAAAATGGCGGACGTCATTCACGACCCAGAGCAGGTCGCCGAGCTCATGTCGGCTTTTGGCGTCTGGAGCTTCATATCGGTAGTGCTCATGATAATAGGTGTCTGGTTCATGAAGAAGAGCTACGACGCAATAGCCCAAGAAACGGGCGTTGGAACGTTCCACACGGCAGCGCTCTTCTACCTCATCGGCTCGATACTTATGCTCCTTATGGTGGGCTACTTCTTCATCCTGGTCGGCGCCATACTCGAGATCATGGCGTTCTTCGCCCTCCCGGAGGAGCTTCCCGGGGCGGTAAGTGAGACGCCTGCGCCCGATGAGAAACCAGTCCCCGAGCCGGCACCCGAAGAAACCGTGGAGACTGAGAGTGCTGAACCCTCCGAGGAGCCCACGACTCCCGAGGAGGAATCTGCCGAGGCCAGCAAGGAACCCTCTGAGGAAACCCCGCAAGATTAG
- a CDS encoding prefoldin subunit beta codes for MQNIPPQVQAMLGQLESYQQQLQLVIQQKQKVQLELTEAKKALEELEKVEDGTVIYKTVGTLIVKTDKAKAVEELKEKVETLEVRLNALERQEKKLNEKLKELTAKIQSALRPTAG; via the coding sequence ATGCAGAACATTCCGCCCCAGGTTCAAGCCATGCTCGGCCAGCTTGAGAGCTATCAGCAGCAGCTCCAGCTCGTCATCCAGCAGAAGCAGAAAGTTCAGCTCGAGCTCACCGAGGCAAAGAAGGCCCTGGAAGAACTTGAGAAGGTCGAGGATGGAACGGTTATCTACAAGACCGTCGGAACGCTCATCGTCAAGACCGACAAGGCCAAGGCCGTCGAGGAGCTGAAGGAGAAGGTCGAGACCCTCGAGGTCCGCCTGAACGCCCTCGAGAGGCAGGAGAAGAAGCTCAACGAGAAGCTCAAGGAGCTCACCGCGAAGATACAGTCCGCCCTCAGGCCCACCGCGGGCTGA
- a CDS encoding Na+/H+ antiporter NhaC family protein gives MSDFGILSLLPPLVAIGLAILTKRVLFALFFGVWVGGLLVAGGNPIGATTETLKWIAFNIASAWEENGQIMTDLWNTRILLFDALIGAGVALIYKAGGMNAIAKAVTRKIKTSRAASLMAAIFGTIIFFDDYTNTIIVGNTMRPITDRARVSREFLAYADDSTAAPVAVLAVVSTWIGYELGLLKDAIASVGANISAYSAWFSSWPYRFYPILAVILVYLVAITHRHYGPMLRAEYRARTEGKVMRDGAQPMMTTEVDVGMPLEGKESVWVFILPVAALVFMTFLGLWVTGGGSAAYAKGGFQEVLSNADSTWALVWGSFSMVIVAMALVLAMRIMSLEEVEHTLVAGMKQMHFAMMILILAWSIKSACDAVGTADYIVSVASNVLSPGLVPFVVFVVAAFISFTTGTSWGTFAIMMPIAVPLSYGLSGSFGPVVYASIASVFAGGVFGDHCSPISDTTIMSSMFSGCDHLDHVNTQIPYALTAGFVGALMLLLFAAGLKNGWVLLAIAVPLLVVLHRLLSKWYGKRTGIPHGKVPIYVVEG, from the coding sequence ATGAGTGACTTCGGGATTCTGTCACTGCTTCCCCCACTGGTGGCCATTGGGCTGGCCATTTTAACAAAGAGGGTGCTGTTCGCTTTGTTTTTTGGAGTATGGGTCGGAGGACTGCTGGTGGCAGGAGGGAACCCAATAGGTGCCACTACCGAAACGCTGAAGTGGATAGCCTTCAACATAGCATCCGCCTGGGAAGAAAACGGACAGATCATGACCGACCTCTGGAACACGAGGATTCTCCTCTTTGATGCGCTCATAGGTGCAGGGGTGGCGCTGATATACAAAGCAGGAGGCATGAACGCCATAGCGAAGGCGGTAACGCGGAAGATTAAAACCAGCCGCGCCGCTTCCCTCATGGCGGCCATCTTCGGGACGATAATATTCTTCGACGATTACACCAACACCATCATAGTCGGCAACACCATGAGGCCGATAACCGACAGGGCGAGGGTTTCAAGGGAGTTCTTAGCTTACGCCGACGATTCCACCGCCGCTCCTGTGGCGGTTCTGGCGGTCGTCTCCACATGGATTGGCTACGAGCTCGGCCTCCTTAAGGACGCGATAGCGAGCGTCGGTGCGAACATAAGCGCCTACTCCGCCTGGTTCTCAAGCTGGCCCTACAGGTTCTACCCCATCCTGGCGGTCATCCTCGTCTACCTCGTTGCAATCACCCACAGGCACTACGGCCCGATGCTTCGCGCTGAGTACCGCGCCAGGACCGAAGGCAAGGTGATGCGCGACGGGGCGCAGCCGATGATGACGACGGAAGTGGACGTTGGAATGCCCCTGGAGGGCAAGGAAAGCGTCTGGGTGTTTATACTGCCCGTTGCGGCCCTTGTCTTCATGACCTTCCTCGGCCTGTGGGTTACCGGCGGAGGCAGCGCCGCTTACGCGAAGGGCGGATTCCAGGAGGTCCTGTCCAACGCGGACTCAACGTGGGCCCTCGTCTGGGGTTCTTTCTCCATGGTCATCGTCGCAATGGCCCTCGTTCTGGCGATGAGGATAATGAGCCTAGAGGAGGTCGAGCACACCCTTGTTGCCGGAATGAAGCAGATGCACTTCGCCATGATGATACTCATCCTCGCGTGGAGCATCAAGAGCGCCTGCGACGCGGTTGGCACGGCAGACTACATAGTTAGCGTCGCATCGAACGTCCTCTCGCCTGGACTGGTGCCCTTCGTGGTCTTCGTGGTGGCGGCATTCATCTCCTTCACGACGGGAACGAGCTGGGGAACCTTCGCCATAATGATGCCGATAGCGGTTCCCCTCTCCTACGGACTCAGCGGGAGCTTTGGACCGGTCGTCTACGCCAGCATCGCCTCCGTCTTCGCGGGTGGAGTCTTCGGCGACCACTGCTCACCGATCAGCGACACGACCATTATGAGTTCCATGTTCTCGGGCTGCGACCACCTTGACCACGTGAACACCCAGATACCCTACGCCCTCACCGCGGGATTCGTTGGCGCCCTCATGCTCCTGCTCTTCGCCGCGGGCCTGAAGAACGGCTGGGTACTGCTCGCCATCGCGGTACCGCTGCTCGTTGTGCTCCACCGCCTCCTCAGCAAATGGTACGGCAAAAGAACCGGAATCCCGCACGGGAAGGTTCCCATCTACGTTGTGGAGGGCTGA
- a CDS encoding 2,3-bisphosphoglycerate-independent phosphoglycerate mutase, translating into MKQRKGLLIILDGLGDRPIKELGGKTPLEYANTPNMDGLARWGLLGQQDPIKPGQPAGSDTAHLSIFGYDPYKVYRGRGFLEALGVGLDLDEDDLAFRVNFATIENGVITDRRAGRISTEEAHELAKAIQENVKLPVDFIFVGATGHRAVLVLKGMAAGYKVGENDPHEAGKPPHEFTWEDEESRRVAEILNEFVRQAHKVLERHPVNEERRKAGKPVANYLLVRGAGTYPDIPMKFTEQWKVKAAAVVAVSLVKGVARAIGFDIYTPEGATGEYNTDEMAKARKVVELLNEYDFVFLHFKPTDAAGHDNNPRLKVEMIEKADRMIGYIVDKVDLEDVVIAITGDHSTPCEVMNHSGDPVPVLIAGGGVRPDYTESFGERECMRGGLGRIKGHDIVPIMMDLMNRSEKFGA; encoded by the coding sequence ATGAAGCAGAGGAAGGGACTTCTCATAATCCTTGATGGCCTTGGGGACAGGCCGATAAAGGAGCTCGGCGGAAAAACTCCGCTTGAGTACGCAAACACCCCAAACATGGATGGGCTTGCGAGATGGGGGCTCCTCGGCCAGCAGGATCCGATAAAGCCCGGACAGCCGGCTGGCAGCGACACCGCTCATCTGAGCATCTTCGGCTACGACCCCTACAAGGTCTACCGCGGAAGGGGCTTCCTTGAGGCCCTCGGCGTCGGTCTAGACCTCGATGAGGACGACTTGGCTTTCCGCGTAAACTTCGCGACCATCGAGAACGGTGTCATAACAGACAGGCGCGCCGGAAGGATAAGCACGGAGGAAGCCCACGAGCTGGCGAAGGCCATCCAGGAGAACGTTAAGCTCCCCGTTGACTTCATCTTCGTTGGAGCGACCGGCCACAGGGCGGTTCTCGTTCTCAAGGGCATGGCGGCTGGCTATAAAGTCGGCGAGAACGACCCGCACGAGGCCGGAAAGCCGCCCCACGAGTTCACCTGGGAGGATGAGGAGAGCAGGCGCGTTGCCGAGATACTCAACGAGTTCGTCAGACAGGCACACAAGGTTCTCGAAAGGCATCCCGTCAACGAGGAGCGCAGAAAGGCGGGTAAGCCCGTGGCCAACTACCTCCTGGTGAGGGGCGCCGGCACCTATCCGGACATACCGATGAAGTTCACCGAGCAGTGGAAGGTAAAGGCAGCGGCGGTCGTTGCGGTTTCCCTCGTCAAGGGCGTCGCAAGGGCGATAGGCTTCGACATATACACCCCCGAGGGGGCCACCGGCGAGTACAACACCGACGAGATGGCGAAGGCGAGGAAAGTGGTCGAGCTCCTCAATGAGTACGACTTCGTCTTCCTGCACTTCAAGCCGACCGATGCAGCGGGCCACGACAACAACCCGAGGCTCAAGGTCGAGATGATAGAGAAGGCCGACAGGATGATAGGATACATAGTTGACAAGGTTGACCTTGAGGACGTCGTCATAGCGATAACCGGCGACCATTCAACGCCCTGTGAGGTCATGAACCACAGCGGCGACCCTGTTCCGGTTCTCATAGCTGGTGGTGGCGTTAGGCCCGACTACACGGAGAGCTTCGGCGAGCGCGAGTGCATGCGCGGCGGCCTCGGCAGGATAAAGGGCCACGACATAGTGCCGATAATGATGGACCTCATGAACCGCTCCGAGAAGTTTGGGGCTTAA
- the thyX gene encoding FAD-dependent thymidylate synthase, which produces MGDGIRVTLVNYTKKPLETVTWAALISYWDEWETEAFERMGEEDVRMHLPRVLGYGHESILEHAVLTFAIEGCSRVCSHQLIRHRIASYTQQSQRYIVLNPEDVEETFVIPESVKNDPELLAEWKELMKRSMELYKKTIERGSHQEDARFILPQAVRTKLVMTMNLRELKHFFGLRACERAQWEIREVAWKMLEEIAKNDDLRPIIKWAKLGPRCVQLGYCPEGELMPPGCWKRTKEKWAKVARI; this is translated from the coding sequence ATGGGGGATGGGATCAGGGTTACCCTTGTCAATTATACGAAAAAACCTCTCGAAACTGTCACTTGGGCGGCGCTCATAAGCTACTGGGATGAATGGGAGACGGAAGCATTCGAGCGCATGGGCGAAGAGGACGTTCGGATGCATCTGCCCCGGGTTCTAGGCTACGGCCACGAGTCAATACTGGAACACGCTGTTTTGACCTTTGCGATCGAGGGCTGTTCTCGCGTTTGCAGTCACCAGCTCATAAGGCACAGAATAGCGAGCTACACGCAGCAGAGCCAGCGCTACATCGTGCTGAATCCCGAAGACGTCGAGGAGACCTTCGTTATCCCGGAGTCCGTAAAGAACGATCCAGAACTCCTTGCCGAATGGAAAGAGCTCATGAAGCGTTCGATGGAGCTGTACAAGAAGACCATCGAGCGGGGAAGCCATCAGGAGGACGCGCGCTTTATACTCCCCCAGGCAGTTAGGACTAAGCTCGTCATGACCATGAACCTCCGCGAGCTGAAGCACTTCTTCGGTCTAAGGGCGTGCGAGAGGGCCCAGTGGGAGATAAGGGAAGTGGCCTGGAAGATGCTGGAGGAGATAGCCAAGAACGATGACCTGAGGCCGATTATCAAGTGGGCGAAGCTCGGGCCCAGGTGCGTTCAGCTCGGCTACTGTCCAGAGGGCGAGCTTATGCCGCCGGGCTGCTGGAAGAGGACGAAGGAAAAGTGGGCAAAGGTTGCCCGGATATGA
- a CDS encoding tRNA-binding protein — translation MWDTSKDYRLLVAEKAVELFLKTVEHAKFKGKWNKKGAIQLAKEMIPEIQAMRYSYVEPKELIETPQMKALKEKALGIIEALGGEDWHHKFISLADKSEREKVEEQVAKVRFFLNTILGLDRRLALGKINDPVIAVDIKVGEVMSVGKHPNADRLLVTNVNIGDRAITVVTNDLGVKEGNRVAVALLPPANFRGIVSEGMFLGAGEGVLKDVKGEIGGLPKGVPLEAFNETRNLVEAFLKG, via the coding sequence ATGTGGGACACGAGCAAGGATTACCGCTTACTGGTGGCGGAGAAGGCGGTGGAGCTGTTCCTGAAGACGGTGGAGCACGCGAAGTTCAAGGGGAAGTGGAACAAGAAGGGAGCGATTCAGCTGGCGAAGGAGATGATTCCAGAGATACAGGCGATGAGGTACAGCTACGTGGAGCCGAAGGAGCTGATTGAGACACCGCAGATGAAGGCGCTGAAGGAGAAGGCTTTGGGCATAATCGAAGCTTTGGGCGGCGAGGACTGGCACCACAAGTTCATCAGCCTGGCAGATAAGAGCGAGCGCGAGAAGGTCGAAGAGCAGGTCGCGAAGGTCCGCTTCTTCCTCAACACAATCCTCGGCCTTGACAGGAGGCTGGCCCTCGGAAAGATAAACGACCCGGTTATAGCCGTTGATATAAAGGTCGGAGAGGTCATGAGCGTCGGCAAGCACCCGAACGCCGACAGGCTTCTAGTTACCAACGTGAACATCGGCGACAGGGCGATAACCGTCGTCACCAACGACCTGGGCGTTAAGGAAGGAAACCGTGTTGCCGTTGCCCTGCTACCGCCGGCCAACTTCCGCGGAATCGTCAGCGAGGGAATGTTCCTCGGCGCCGGAGAGGGAGTCCTCAAGGACGTGAAGGGAGAAATAGGCGGCCTGCCCAAGGGAGTCCCGCTCGAGGCCTTCAACGAGACGAGGAACCTGGTCGAGGCGTTTTTGAAGGGCTGA
- a CDS encoding aldehyde ferredoxin oxidoreductase family protein yields MYGYHNRIARVNLSTGRVTYEELPDEMIRKFIGGKGLGYYLIYREVPPGTDPLSPANKFIFAPGGLTGLIPGSSKVIAVSKSPETGLISDSSGGDAFGPKLKGHFDALIIEGKAEEPVYLYVHDGKVEIRNAKHLWGKGNYEVARELWREHPTSSVALIGPAGEKLSRIANVIYDTERASGRGGLGAVLGSKRVKAVVVEPGEKPPVANPEEFQRLWQEFYDHFATDPKYEHSRNYGTSDGLRSSASLGMSPAYNFSRPHIPDELASKLAGDEVKKYEVEPEWFVHGKSCPIKCARYVEVEYKGRKIRVKPEYESIAMLGAATGVFNFPAVAYFNWLVNNLGLDSIATGATIGWLFEIVERGLITEDEIGFPVKGFGDEEAEERLIKLMAERRGIGAILADGVKRACERLGRGCELAVHVKGMESPAWDPRGRRTYALSYATADVGASHLRGWPRPHQLPNQGPARELVPSMIEGRDESYITDMLGTCKFVSYKMEDLARFYSLATGEEWTVEKLRKVAQAVESIARIHDALDWVTPPLDDTIPPRWWEPEPDGPAEGNAAFIDYNDFLEARKEFYRLRGWHEELGVPLPETMEELGYPEFKDDAERALEVVKKRMGLI; encoded by the coding sequence ATGTACGGCTACCATAACAGGATAGCCCGGGTTAACCTGAGTACTGGAAGGGTGACGTATGAGGAACTGCCCGACGAGATGATAAGGAAGTTCATCGGCGGGAAGGGGCTCGGCTACTACCTGATTTACCGGGAGGTTCCGCCCGGAACCGACCCGTTAAGCCCGGCCAACAAGTTCATCTTTGCGCCGGGTGGACTGACGGGCCTCATACCCGGCTCGAGCAAGGTCATAGCCGTCAGCAAGAGCCCAGAGACGGGGCTCATAAGCGACTCCAGCGGCGGAGACGCCTTCGGGCCGAAGCTCAAGGGGCACTTCGACGCCCTGATAATCGAAGGTAAAGCTGAGGAGCCGGTTTACCTCTACGTCCATGATGGAAAGGTCGAGATTAGGAACGCAAAGCATCTCTGGGGTAAAGGAAACTACGAGGTCGCCAGAGAACTCTGGAGGGAGCACCCTACTTCGAGCGTGGCACTCATCGGGCCGGCCGGAGAGAAGCTGAGCAGGATAGCCAACGTCATCTACGACACGGAGAGGGCGAGCGGAAGGGGCGGCCTTGGGGCCGTTCTTGGGAGCAAGCGGGTTAAGGCGGTCGTCGTCGAACCCGGTGAGAAGCCCCCTGTTGCCAACCCCGAGGAGTTCCAGAGACTCTGGCAGGAGTTCTACGACCACTTCGCCACCGATCCGAAGTACGAGCACAGTAGAAACTACGGCACGAGCGATGGGCTGAGGAGCTCGGCTTCCCTTGGAATGAGTCCTGCGTACAACTTCTCAAGGCCCCACATACCCGATGAGTTAGCGAGCAAATTGGCTGGAGACGAAGTCAAGAAGTACGAGGTCGAGCCGGAATGGTTCGTCCACGGCAAGAGCTGTCCGATAAAGTGCGCCCGCTATGTGGAGGTCGAGTACAAGGGCAGAAAAATCCGCGTCAAGCCTGAATACGAGAGCATTGCCATGCTCGGAGCCGCGACCGGAGTGTTCAACTTCCCGGCGGTGGCGTACTTCAACTGGCTCGTCAACAACCTCGGCTTGGATAGCATAGCGACCGGAGCGACCATCGGCTGGCTCTTTGAGATAGTGGAGAGGGGCTTAATCACGGAGGATGAAATAGGCTTCCCGGTTAAAGGCTTCGGTGACGAGGAAGCGGAGGAGAGGCTCATCAAGCTGATGGCCGAGAGGAGGGGAATTGGGGCGATTTTAGCGGACGGCGTTAAGAGGGCCTGCGAGAGGCTCGGCAGGGGCTGCGAACTGGCAGTTCACGTGAAGGGCATGGAAAGCCCCGCTTGGGACCCGCGCGGAAGGAGGACCTACGCCCTCAGCTACGCCACTGCCGACGTTGGGGCGAGCCACCTGAGGGGCTGGCCGAGGCCGCACCAGCTGCCCAACCAGGGGCCTGCTAGGGAACTCGTCCCGTCGATGATAGAGGGCAGGGACGAGAGCTACATAACGGACATGCTTGGAACGTGCAAGTTCGTTTCCTACAAGATGGAGGATCTGGCGAGGTTCTACTCCCTAGCAACCGGCGAGGAGTGGACGGTAGAGAAGCTCAGGAAGGTCGCGCAGGCAGTTGAGAGCATAGCAAGGATACACGATGCCCTCGACTGGGTTACTCCTCCGCTCGACGATACGATTCCACCGCGCTGGTGGGAGCCCGAGCCAGACGGGCCTGCGGAGGGCAACGCGGCCTTCATAGACTACAACGACTTCCTTGAAGCGAGGAAAGAATTCTACCGGCTGAGGGGCTGGCACGAGGAGCTCGGCGTCCCGCTGCCGGAGACGATGGAGGAGCTCGGCTATCCGGAGTTCAAGGATGATGCGGAGAGGGCTTTGGAGGTCGTGAAGAAGAGGATGGGGCTTATCTGA
- a CDS encoding DUF996 domain-containing protein: MSELKNAKLLGGIGAILTLVGLGFVGFILKLFAVKDIAEATGRGEIFSKYLWAAILNIIAALILVATIWGTMFAMGFSESPEGIIGAMGMGGLIAAIIMFIGVWFMKQSYDIISEETGVGTFHTTALLYLAGAILVPVGLGLVILLVAAVLEIVAFFSLPDEVAQTAEEQVPVSFEE, translated from the coding sequence GTGAGCGAATTGAAGAACGCCAAGCTCTTGGGAGGTATAGGTGCGATCCTCACACTGGTGGGGCTTGGCTTTGTGGGCTTCATACTGAAGCTCTTTGCGGTCAAGGACATCGCCGAGGCCACCGGCAGGGGCGAGATATTCAGCAAGTACCTCTGGGCGGCGATACTGAACATCATAGCGGCATTGATTCTTGTGGCGACCATCTGGGGCACGATGTTTGCGATGGGCTTCTCCGAGTCCCCGGAGGGCATCATCGGTGCCATGGGCATGGGCGGCCTCATAGCGGCCATAATAATGTTCATCGGAGTGTGGTTCATGAAGCAGAGCTACGACATAATCTCCGAGGAGACCGGCGTTGGGACCTTCCACACAACGGCGCTACTGTACCTAGCCGGTGCCATTCTGGTTCCCGTTGGGCTGGGGCTGGTAATCCTCCTCGTGGCGGCAGTACTCGAGATAGTGGCCTTCTTCTCCCTGCCCGACGAGGTTGCCCAGACGGCTGAGGAGCAGGTGCCCGTTTCGTTCGAGGAATGA